A DNA window from Malus domestica chromosome 12, GDT2T_hap1 contains the following coding sequences:
- the LOC103413943 gene encoding uncharacterized protein isoform X3 yields the protein METCSGDSMEAKDLAAQLFLDIVGGSVNHEGRIIEKILEVYGVQLVNIDKVMCLNAKNNCRFDNAKAFVEQYIFGLIESQSYMTAVTLLEHFSIRQSGQSFLLRMIESSQLKAAEKWATFMGKPMLCILIREYFGRNMLKNAYDIIQKNNLRHEFPDVYHKYKESTLKKLAEKGSWEVAEARTNSNRQLLEYLVYLAMEAGYSEKVDELCDRYSLEGFLNGKVPKASLLENRYLHLNQLVIEGVVWVDEADALHNATSHFEGCKVVGLDCEWKPNYVKGSKPSKVSIMQIASEKKVFVVDLIKLFADAPDVLDDCLTRILQSPRILKLGYNFQCDMKQLAHSYGELECFKHYEMLLDVQNVFKEPSGGLSGLAKKILGVGLNKTRRNSNWEQRPLTPNQLEYAALDAAVLIHIFRHVRNHSQTAEGGKLEWKSCIVSHMDNKKAKKGSRKGSSEAETM from the exons ATG GAAACATGCTCGGGGGACTCTATGGAAGCAAAAGACCTCGCTGCCCAGTTATTTCTCGATATTGTTGGGGGCTCTGTCAACCATGAGGGGAGGATAATTGAGAAGATACTTGAAGTTTATGGTGTTCAGTTGGTAAACATTGATAAAGTAATGTGCCTGAATGCAAAGAATAATTGCAGATTTGACAATGCAAAAGCGTTTGTTGAGCAATATATATTTGGACTGATAGAGTCTCAATCATATATGACCGCGGTTACTTTATTAGAGCACTTCTCTATCCGCCAGTCTGGCCAATCGTTTCTCCTTCGTATGATAGAAAGCAGTCAATTGAAAGCAGCAGAAAAGTGGGCAACATTCATGGGAAAGCCAATGTTGTGTATTCTTATCCGGGAGTACTTCGGCAGAAACATGCTAAAAAATGCTTATGACATTATACAAAAAAACAATCTCCGACATGAATTTCCTGATGTTTATCATAAGTACAAAGAGAG CACTTTAAAGAAACTAGCAGAAAAAGGTAGCTGGGAAGTTGCAGAAGCAAGGACAAACAGTAATAGGCAACTTCTTGAATATTTG GTTTACTTAGCAATGGAAGCTGGTTACTCAGAGAAGGTTGATGAGCTATGTGATCGATACTCGCTTGAAGGTTTCTTGAATGGAAAAG TACCCAAGGCAAGTCTTCTCGAAAATCGCTATTTGCATCTCAATCAGTTGGTTATAGAGGGTGTTGTTTGGGTTGATGAAGCtgatgccttgcataatgctacCTCTCACTTTGAGGGATGCAAAGTTGTGGGTCTTGATTGCGAATGGAAACCGAACTACGTAAAAGGCAGCAAACCGAGCAAG GTTTCCATCATGCAAATTGCTTCTGAAAAAAAAGTTTTCGTCGTGGACTTGATCAAGTTATTCGCTGACGCTCCTGATGTCCTGGATGACTGCTTAACTCGCATTCTGCAATCTCCTAGGATTCTGAAACTCG GCTATAATTTTCAGTGTGATATGAAGCAGTTGGCTCATTCGTACGGAGAGTTAGAGTGTTTTAAACACTACGAAATGTTACTGGACGTCCAGAATGTTTTCAAAGAACCTAGCGGCGGTCTCTCTGGGCTTGCAAAG AAAATACTGGGAGTAGGTTTGAACAAGACAAGAAGGAATAGCAATTGGGAGCAACGACCTTTGACGCCCAATCAG CTGGAGTATGCAGCTCTTGATGCAGCTGTGCTGATTCACATATTTCGCCACGTTCGCAATCATTCCCAGACTGCCGAGGGAGGAAAACTCGAGTGGAAATCCTGCATC GTTTCCCACATGGATAACAAGAAGGCGAAGAAGGGGAGTCGAAAGGGTTCATCAGAAGCTGAGACAATGTAA
- the LOC103413943 gene encoding uncharacterized protein isoform X1 — protein sequence MGLEERVDRHNNKQGKVNQTSTICKHAFSDLTHITPLVFVYLLKECYFHGTCKATKKFRALQDQVYLVLRNDPQPGPATFVIQCLYVLPIFDLYCEGFSHLIISGLLHFLKKETCSGDSMEAKDLAAQLFLDIVGGSVNHEGRIIEKILEVYGVQLVNIDKVMCLNAKNNCRFDNAKAFVEQYIFGLIESQSYMTAVTLLEHFSIRQSGQSFLLRMIESSQLKAAEKWATFMGKPMLCILIREYFGRNMLKNAYDIIQKNNLRHEFPDVYHKYKESTLKKLAEKGSWEVAEARTNSNRQLLEYLVYLAMEAGYSEKVDELCDRYSLEGFLNGKVPKASLLENRYLHLNQLVIEGVVWVDEADALHNATSHFEGCKVVGLDCEWKPNYVKGSKPSKVSIMQIASEKKVFVVDLIKLFADAPDVLDDCLTRILQSPRILKLGYNFQCDMKQLAHSYGELECFKHYEMLLDVQNVFKEPSGGLSGLAKKILGVGLNKTRRNSNWEQRPLTPNQLEYAALDAAVLIHIFRHVRNHSQTAEGGKLEWKSCIVSHMDNKKAKKGSRKGSSEAETM from the exons ATGGGGTTGGAGGAAAGAGTTGACAGACATAACAACAAGCAAGGCAAAGTTAATCAGACATCAACTATTTGCAAGCATGCTTTTTCTGACCTGACGCATATTACTCCGTTGGTATTCGTATACCTCTTGAAAGAGTGCTATTTCCATG GCACATGTAAGGCAACTAAGAAGTTCCGAGCTCTTCAAGACCAGGTTTATCTAGTACTACGCAATGATCCCCAACCTGGACCAGCTACTTTTGTTATTCAGTGCCTCTATGTTTTGCCTATATTTGATTTATACTGTGAAGGGTTCAGTCATTTGATTATATCTGGTCTTCTCCATTTCCTAAAAAAGGAAACATGCTCGGGGGACTCTATGGAAGCAAAAGACCTCGCTGCCCAGTTATTTCTCGATATTGTTGGGGGCTCTGTCAACCATGAGGGGAGGATAATTGAGAAGATACTTGAAGTTTATGGTGTTCAGTTGGTAAACATTGATAAAGTAATGTGCCTGAATGCAAAGAATAATTGCAGATTTGACAATGCAAAAGCGTTTGTTGAGCAATATATATTTGGACTGATAGAGTCTCAATCATATATGACCGCGGTTACTTTATTAGAGCACTTCTCTATCCGCCAGTCTGGCCAATCGTTTCTCCTTCGTATGATAGAAAGCAGTCAATTGAAAGCAGCAGAAAAGTGGGCAACATTCATGGGAAAGCCAATGTTGTGTATTCTTATCCGGGAGTACTTCGGCAGAAACATGCTAAAAAATGCTTATGACATTATACAAAAAAACAATCTCCGACATGAATTTCCTGATGTTTATCATAAGTACAAAGAGAG CACTTTAAAGAAACTAGCAGAAAAAGGTAGCTGGGAAGTTGCAGAAGCAAGGACAAACAGTAATAGGCAACTTCTTGAATATTTG GTTTACTTAGCAATGGAAGCTGGTTACTCAGAGAAGGTTGATGAGCTATGTGATCGATACTCGCTTGAAGGTTTCTTGAATGGAAAAG TACCCAAGGCAAGTCTTCTCGAAAATCGCTATTTGCATCTCAATCAGTTGGTTATAGAGGGTGTTGTTTGGGTTGATGAAGCtgatgccttgcataatgctacCTCTCACTTTGAGGGATGCAAAGTTGTGGGTCTTGATTGCGAATGGAAACCGAACTACGTAAAAGGCAGCAAACCGAGCAAG GTTTCCATCATGCAAATTGCTTCTGAAAAAAAAGTTTTCGTCGTGGACTTGATCAAGTTATTCGCTGACGCTCCTGATGTCCTGGATGACTGCTTAACTCGCATTCTGCAATCTCCTAGGATTCTGAAACTCG GCTATAATTTTCAGTGTGATATGAAGCAGTTGGCTCATTCGTACGGAGAGTTAGAGTGTTTTAAACACTACGAAATGTTACTGGACGTCCAGAATGTTTTCAAAGAACCTAGCGGCGGTCTCTCTGGGCTTGCAAAG AAAATACTGGGAGTAGGTTTGAACAAGACAAGAAGGAATAGCAATTGGGAGCAACGACCTTTGACGCCCAATCAG CTGGAGTATGCAGCTCTTGATGCAGCTGTGCTGATTCACATATTTCGCCACGTTCGCAATCATTCCCAGACTGCCGAGGGAGGAAAACTCGAGTGGAAATCCTGCATC GTTTCCCACATGGATAACAAGAAGGCGAAGAAGGGGAGTCGAAAGGGTTCATCAGAAGCTGAGACAATGTAA
- the LOC103413943 gene encoding uncharacterized protein isoform X2 has protein sequence MGLEERVDRHNNKQGKVNQTSTICKHAFSDLTHITPLVFVYLLKECYFHGTCKATKKFRALQDQETCSGDSMEAKDLAAQLFLDIVGGSVNHEGRIIEKILEVYGVQLVNIDKVMCLNAKNNCRFDNAKAFVEQYIFGLIESQSYMTAVTLLEHFSIRQSGQSFLLRMIESSQLKAAEKWATFMGKPMLCILIREYFGRNMLKNAYDIIQKNNLRHEFPDVYHKYKESTLKKLAEKGSWEVAEARTNSNRQLLEYLVYLAMEAGYSEKVDELCDRYSLEGFLNGKVPKASLLENRYLHLNQLVIEGVVWVDEADALHNATSHFEGCKVVGLDCEWKPNYVKGSKPSKVSIMQIASEKKVFVVDLIKLFADAPDVLDDCLTRILQSPRILKLGYNFQCDMKQLAHSYGELECFKHYEMLLDVQNVFKEPSGGLSGLAKKILGVGLNKTRRNSNWEQRPLTPNQLEYAALDAAVLIHIFRHVRNHSQTAEGGKLEWKSCIVSHMDNKKAKKGSRKGSSEAETM, from the exons ATGGGGTTGGAGGAAAGAGTTGACAGACATAACAACAAGCAAGGCAAAGTTAATCAGACATCAACTATTTGCAAGCATGCTTTTTCTGACCTGACGCATATTACTCCGTTGGTATTCGTATACCTCTTGAAAGAGTGCTATTTCCATG GCACATGTAAGGCAACTAAGAAGTTCCGAGCTCTTCAAGACCAG GAAACATGCTCGGGGGACTCTATGGAAGCAAAAGACCTCGCTGCCCAGTTATTTCTCGATATTGTTGGGGGCTCTGTCAACCATGAGGGGAGGATAATTGAGAAGATACTTGAAGTTTATGGTGTTCAGTTGGTAAACATTGATAAAGTAATGTGCCTGAATGCAAAGAATAATTGCAGATTTGACAATGCAAAAGCGTTTGTTGAGCAATATATATTTGGACTGATAGAGTCTCAATCATATATGACCGCGGTTACTTTATTAGAGCACTTCTCTATCCGCCAGTCTGGCCAATCGTTTCTCCTTCGTATGATAGAAAGCAGTCAATTGAAAGCAGCAGAAAAGTGGGCAACATTCATGGGAAAGCCAATGTTGTGTATTCTTATCCGGGAGTACTTCGGCAGAAACATGCTAAAAAATGCTTATGACATTATACAAAAAAACAATCTCCGACATGAATTTCCTGATGTTTATCATAAGTACAAAGAGAG CACTTTAAAGAAACTAGCAGAAAAAGGTAGCTGGGAAGTTGCAGAAGCAAGGACAAACAGTAATAGGCAACTTCTTGAATATTTG GTTTACTTAGCAATGGAAGCTGGTTACTCAGAGAAGGTTGATGAGCTATGTGATCGATACTCGCTTGAAGGTTTCTTGAATGGAAAAG TACCCAAGGCAAGTCTTCTCGAAAATCGCTATTTGCATCTCAATCAGTTGGTTATAGAGGGTGTTGTTTGGGTTGATGAAGCtgatgccttgcataatgctacCTCTCACTTTGAGGGATGCAAAGTTGTGGGTCTTGATTGCGAATGGAAACCGAACTACGTAAAAGGCAGCAAACCGAGCAAG GTTTCCATCATGCAAATTGCTTCTGAAAAAAAAGTTTTCGTCGTGGACTTGATCAAGTTATTCGCTGACGCTCCTGATGTCCTGGATGACTGCTTAACTCGCATTCTGCAATCTCCTAGGATTCTGAAACTCG GCTATAATTTTCAGTGTGATATGAAGCAGTTGGCTCATTCGTACGGAGAGTTAGAGTGTTTTAAACACTACGAAATGTTACTGGACGTCCAGAATGTTTTCAAAGAACCTAGCGGCGGTCTCTCTGGGCTTGCAAAG AAAATACTGGGAGTAGGTTTGAACAAGACAAGAAGGAATAGCAATTGGGAGCAACGACCTTTGACGCCCAATCAG CTGGAGTATGCAGCTCTTGATGCAGCTGTGCTGATTCACATATTTCGCCACGTTCGCAATCATTCCCAGACTGCCGAGGGAGGAAAACTCGAGTGGAAATCCTGCATC GTTTCCCACATGGATAACAAGAAGGCGAAGAAGGGGAGTCGAAAGGGTTCATCAGAAGCTGAGACAATGTAA